Genomic segment of Natronoarchaeum philippinense:
CTACCCGATCACGCCCGCGACCGACGTGATGGAGTATCTGACCGGCCGGATCGACCAGTACGGCGGCACCGTCGTGCAGGCCGAAGACGAGCTGTCGGCGATCAACATGGCGCTCGGCGCCGCTCGCGCCGGTGCGCGCGCGATGACTGCCACGTCCGGGCCGGGAATCGACCTGATGACCGAAACCTTCGGGCTGGTTGCGACCTCGGAGACGCCGCTTGTCATCTGTGACGTGATGCGCTCGGGCCCCTCGACGGGGATGCCGACCAAGCAAGAGCAGGGCGACCTCAACATGGCGCTGTACGGCGGCCACGGCGAAATTCCGCGCTTCGTCGTCGCGCCGACGAACGTCGCCGAGTGTTTCCACAAGACCGTCGAGGCGTTCAACCTCGCCGAGAAGTACCAGACGCCCGTCTTCCTGGTGGCCGACTTGGCGATGGCGGTCACCGAGCAGACGTTCGCGCCCGAGGAGTTCGACATGGACGAGGTCGAGGTAGACCGCGGCAAAGTCGTCGACGAGGACGAGGTCGACGAGTGGCTCGACGGGCAGGGCCGGTTCCGCGCCCACGCCGACACCGACGACGGCATCAGTCCGCGCGCGCTTCCCGGCACGGTCGACGGCGCACATATGTCGACCGGGCTCGAGCACGACGAACTCGGCCGTCGGACCGAGGACACCGACATGCGCATCCGGCAGGTCGACAAACGCGACCGCAAGGTCGAAACTGCACAGGAGCGCGAAGACTGGTCGCCCCGTGAGTTCGGTAACGAGGACGCCGATACGCTCGTTATCACGTGGGGGTCGCTCGAAGGCGCGATGGTCGAGGCGCTCGACTTCCTCGAGGAGGACGGGTTCGACGTGCGCTTCCTCTCGGTACCCTACATCTTCCCCCGCCCCGATCTCAGCGACGAGATCGAGGCGGCCGAGGACGTCATCGTCGTCGAGGAGAACAAGCAGGGCCAGCTCGCGGACCTGCTCGAACACGACGCGCTGGCACGCGTGAAACGGGTGAACAAGTACAACGGCGTGCGGTTCAAGGCCGACGAACTGGCCGACGATATCAAGTCCGCGCTCGCGGGAGACGCGGAGGTGAAAGCATGAGTTCAGACGTTCGATTCACAGACTTCAAGTCCGACAAGCAGCCGACTTGGTGTCCCGGATGCGGCGACTTCGGGACGATGAACGGCATGATGAAAGCCCTTGCCAACACCGGCAACTCCCCCGACGACACGTTCGTGGTCGCCGGGATCGGCTGTTCCGGCAAGATCGGGACGTACATGCACAGCTACGCGCTCCACGGCGTCCACGGGCGCGCGCTGCCGGTCGGCACGGGCGTCAAGCTCGCCAACCCCGACCTCGAAGTGATGGTCGCGGGCGGCGACGGCGACGGCTACTCC
This window contains:
- a CDS encoding 2-oxoacid:acceptor oxidoreductase subunit alpha, which translates into the protein MAEDLNWAIGGEAGDGINSTGKIFAQALARAGRHVFTSKDFASRIRGGYTAYKVRSSTERVQSVVDRLDLLVALTQRTIDENLDELHEGSVIIYDGERSWDAEIPDEMHAVDVPLKSLAEDAGGAIMANTVALGAACEIASFPIENLDESLEKRFGGKGEKIVENNKEAARLGRDHVQENYGEFDYELETTDEDYVLLNGDEAIGMGAIAAGCRFYSGYPITPATDVMEYLTGRIDQYGGTVVQAEDELSAINMALGAARAGARAMTATSGPGIDLMTETFGLVATSETPLVICDVMRSGPSTGMPTKQEQGDLNMALYGGHGEIPRFVVAPTNVAECFHKTVEAFNLAEKYQTPVFLVADLAMAVTEQTFAPEEFDMDEVEVDRGKVVDEDEVDEWLDGQGRFRAHADTDDGISPRALPGTVDGAHMSTGLEHDELGRRTEDTDMRIRQVDKRDRKVETAQEREDWSPREFGNEDADTLVITWGSLEGAMVEALDFLEEDGFDVRFLSVPYIFPRPDLSDEIEAAEDVIVVEENKQGQLADLLEHDALARVKRVNKYNGVRFKADELADDIKSALAGDAEVKA